From one Chloroflexota bacterium genomic stretch:
- a CDS encoding adenylate kinase has translation MVLVFLGPPGAGKGTQAALLARRRGLKHLSSGDLLRRAVEAGSALGKEAQKYMDKGLLVPDEVVMGLILEQLQGQDGVVLDGFPRTLEQARALDQALGKGGVEWALLLRVDPEELVRRISSRWTCRNCQAPYNLLTNPPREKGRCDKCGGGLYQRPDDTPAGIRKRLEVYQAQTMPVIEYYKEKGRLLEVDGGGGAEEISQGMEKALSSLKGVGWRGRG, from the coding sequence ATGGTGCTGGTCTTTCTGGGACCGCCCGGAGCGGGTAAGGGGACTCAGGCGGCCCTCCTGGCCCGCCGCCGGGGCCTGAAGCACCTTTCCAGCGGGGATCTCCTGCGCAGGGCGGTGGAGGCGGGGAGCGCCCTGGGGAAGGAGGCTCAGAAGTATATGGATAAGGGCCTCCTGGTCCCCGATGAGGTGGTCATGGGCCTCATCCTGGAGCAATTGCAGGGCCAGGATGGGGTGGTGCTGGACGGTTTCCCCCGCACCCTGGAGCAGGCCCGGGCCCTGGACCAGGCCCTGGGGAAGGGGGGGGTGGAGTGGGCCCTTTTGCTCCGGGTGGACCCGGAGGAGCTGGTCCGGCGCATCTCCTCCCGCTGGACCTGCCGGAACTGCCAGGCCCCCTACAATCTTCTGACCAACCCACCCCGGGAGAAGGGGAGGTGTGATAAATGTGGCGGGGGGCTTTACCAGCGCCCCGATGATACCCCGGCGGGGATAAGGAAGCGCCTGGAGGTCTACCAGGCCCAGACCATGCCGGTGATAGAGTATTATAAGGAGAAGGGCAGACTTCTGGAGGTGGACGGGGGTGGTGGGGCAGAGGAGATAAGCCAGGGGATGGAAAAGGCCCTTTCTTCCCTGAAGGGGGTGGGGTGGAGGGGAAGGGGATAG
- the map gene encoding type I methionyl aminopeptidase produces the protein MREAGRVVAQVLERLKNEAAPGRKTGELDGIAAEEIARRGARSSFFGYRDYPAHICTSVNNEVVHGIPGGRVLQEGDIISLDVGAILEGFQGDAAITVGVGKVSEQAGRLLGVTHGALETAIRRCRRGQRLGDVSFAIQKYVEERGFSVVREYSGHGIGRELHEEPQIPNFGLPGQGPLLRRGMTLALEPMVNAGGWRTRLDTNGWTVLTDDGGLSAHFEHTVAITDGDAEVLTVL, from the coding sequence ATGAGGGAGGCAGGCAGGGTAGTGGCGCAGGTTCTGGAAAGGCTCAAGAATGAGGCCGCCCCCGGGCGGAAGACCGGGGAGTTGGACGGGATTGCCGCCGAGGAGATAGCCCGGCGGGGTGCCCGTTCCTCCTTTTTTGGCTACCGTGACTATCCTGCCCATATCTGCACCTCGGTGAATAATGAGGTGGTCCATGGTATCCCCGGAGGGAGGGTGCTCCAGGAGGGGGATATCATATCACTGGATGTGGGGGCCATCCTGGAGGGCTTCCAGGGCGATGCCGCCATCACCGTAGGTGTGGGTAAGGTCTCGGAGCAGGCCGGGAGGCTCCTGGGGGTCACCCATGGGGCACTGGAAACGGCCATCCGACGCTGCCGAAGGGGCCAGCGACTGGGGGATGTCTCCTTCGCTATCCAGAAGTATGTGGAGGAGAGGGGTTTCTCCGTGGTGAGGGAATACTCCGGCCACGGGATTGGGCGGGAGCTGCATGAGGAGCCCCAGATACCCAACTTCGGCCTGCCGGGGCAGGGGCCCCTTCTCAGGCGGGGCATGACCCTGGCCCTGGAACCCATGGTCAACGCCGGGGGCTGGCGCACCCGACTGGATACCAACGGCTGGACGGTCCTCACCGATGATGGTGGCCTCTCCGCCCACTTTGAGCACACGGTTGCCATCACCGATGGGGATGCCGAAGTGCTGACGGTCCTCTGA
- the infA gene encoding translation initiation factor IF-1 — translation MSKKDTIEVEGTVAESLPNAMFRVDLPNGHRVLAHASGKIRLHYIRILPGDRVLVELSPYDLKRGRITYRFK, via the coding sequence ATGTCCAAGAAGGATACTATTGAGGTTGAAGGCACAGTTGCGGAGTCACTTCCCAATGCCATGTTCCGGGTGGACCTACCCAACGGCCACCGGGTGCTGGCCCATGCCTCGGGGAAGATACGCCTTCATTATATACGCATCCTCCCCGGGGACAGGGTGCTCGTGGAGCTTTCCCCCTATGACCTCAAGCGGGGGAGAATAACCTATCGCTTCAAATAG
- the rpmJ gene encoding 50S ribosomal protein L36: MKVRASVKVRCEKCKIVRRKGVVRVICSNPKHKQRQG, from the coding sequence ATGAAGGTAAGGGCTTCCGTCAAGGTCCGATGTGAGAAGTGCAAGATAGTGCGCCGCAAGGGGGTGGTGCGGGTCATCTGCTCCAACCCCAAGCATAAGCAGCGGCAGGGCTAG
- the rpsM gene encoding 30S ribosomal protein S13: MARIAGVDIPAGKKVGVALTYIFGVGPSNAKVIVARAGVNSDRKVKDLTEEELARLREIIDKEYKVEGELRREVSFNIKRLVEVNTYRGLRHRRNLPVRGQRTRTNARTKRGPRKTVAGRGQRRGVGKK; encoded by the coding sequence ATGGCCAGGATAGCGGGGGTGGATATACCGGCGGGAAAGAAGGTGGGGGTGGCCCTCACCTATATCTTTGGCGTGGGGCCCTCCAACGCAAAAGTGATAGTTGCCCGCGCCGGCGTCAACTCCGATAGGAAGGTGAAGGACCTCACCGAGGAGGAACTGGCCCGCCTGCGGGAGATTATTGACAAGGAATACAAGGTGGAGGGGGAACTTAGAAGAGAGGTGAGCTTCAACATAAAGAGGCTCGTTGAGGTCAACACCTATCGGGGCCTCCGCCACCGGCGCAACCTGCCCGTGCGGGGCCAGCGCACCCGCACCAATGCCCGCACCAAGCGTGGTCCCAGGAAGACCGTAGCCGGCCGGGGCCAGAGACGCGGCGTGGGCAAGAAATAA
- the rpsK gene encoding 30S ribosomal protein S11, whose translation MPEKTDKPEKAEKPAKAEKPAKAEKPAKAEKAEKAEKPEKAEKPEKAEKPEKPPKAEKAEEAGKPEKPEKKKTRARKREKKGVARGRAYIHSTFNDTMVTLTDGQGNVLAWASAGTAGFKGSRKGTPYAAQMASEQAARKAVEVGLKQVEVWMKGPGSGREAAIRALQAAGLLVTGIRDVTPIPHDGCRPPKRRRV comes from the coding sequence ATGCCTGAGAAGACAGATAAGCCCGAAAAGGCTGAGAAGCCTGCAAAGGCCGAGAAGCCTGCAAAGGCCGAGAAGCCTGCAAAGGCTGAGAAGGCCGAAAAGGCTGAGAAGCCCGAAAAGGCTGAGAAGCCCGAAAAGGCTGAGAAGCCCGAAAAGCCCCCAAAGGCAGAAAAGGCCGAGGAGGCCGGAAAGCCCGAGAAGCCTGAAAAGAAGAAGACCAGGGCCCGAAAGCGGGAAAAGAAGGGAGTGGCCCGGGGCCGGGCCTATATCCATTCCACCTTTAACGACACCATGGTAACCCTGACGGATGGTCAAGGTAACGTTCTGGCCTGGGCCAGCGCCGGCACCGCCGGTTTCAAAGGTTCCAGGAAAGGGACCCCCTACGCTGCCCAGATGGCCTCGGAGCAGGCCGCCAGGAAAGCTGTAGAGGTGGGACTTAAGCAGGTGGAGGTGTGGATGAAGGGGCCGGGAAGCGGGCGGGAGGCGGCCATCCGGGCCCTCCAGGCGGCGGGCCTTCTCGTCACGGGCATCCGGGACGTGACTCCCATCCCCCACGATGGCTGCCGTCCCCCCAAAAGGAGGCGGGTATAG
- the rpsD gene encoding 30S ribosomal protein S4 produces the protein MARSTDPSCRLCRRVGEKLFLKGARCLGPKCAVDKRGTPPGMHTLRKRKRKLSDRGLQLREKQKARYIYEVLERQFRRFFAEASKAPGATGETLLQLLERRLDSVVYRLGLADSRAQARQIVHHGHIQVNGRRTDVPSCLVEIGDVISFWEASRDTFFYKALKGNPPSRPVPAWLSLDGEKLEGKVLAVPSRSDIEISINEKAIVEYYAR, from the coding sequence ATGGCCAGAAGTACTGACCCCAGTTGCCGTCTCTGCCGGCGAGTGGGAGAGAAGCTCTTCCTCAAGGGGGCTCGCTGTCTTGGGCCTAAGTGTGCCGTGGACAAGAGAGGGACGCCCCCCGGGATGCACACCCTGCGCAAGCGCAAGCGCAAGCTCTCCGACCGGGGCCTTCAGCTCAGGGAAAAACAGAAGGCCCGCTACATCTATGAGGTGCTGGAGAGGCAGTTCCGTCGCTTCTTTGCAGAGGCTTCCAAGGCCCCCGGAGCTACAGGGGAGACCCTCCTCCAGCTCCTGGAGCGGCGGCTGGACAGCGTGGTCTACCGCCTGGGCCTCGCCGATTCCCGCGCCCAGGCCCGCCAGATTGTCCACCACGGCCATATCCAGGTCAACGGCCGCCGCACTGATGTGCCGTCCTGCCTGGTCGAAATAGGGGATGTCATTTCCTTCTGGGAGGCCAGCCGGGACACCTTCTTCTATAAGGCCCTTAAGGGAAACCCCCCTTCCCGCCCTGTCCCCGCCTGGCTCAGCCTGGATGGGGAGAAGCTGGAAGGAAAGGTGCTGGCCGTGCCCAGCCGAAGCGATATTGAGATAAGCATCAATGAGAAGGCCATTGTGGAGTACTATGCCCGCTAG
- a CDS encoding DNA-directed RNA polymerase subunit alpha — MVEIVLPKVEQVEESANYGKFVAEPLERGFGTTLGNALRRVLLSSLPGAAITWMKIDGVLHEFSTIPHVKEDTMEFLLNVKTIRIRPLAGRSGTLLLEAKGEGEVTAGHIQPSADFEILNADQRLATLDSPEARLAVEFNVELGRGYRPVGKGYLEGRDSGLPIGVIPVDAIFTPVRRVNFTTEPVRPGLETAHERLTLEVWTDGTVPPIEAVSQASQILEDNFIPFLELTRPRALAEKEKRVPVLPPEKYNVPLEELGLSMRTYNCLKRAGIDSLGQLVEKTEKELMELRHFGQKSLDEVQERLSVLGLALGGGKSGEAQ, encoded by the coding sequence GTGGTAGAGATAGTCCTGCCCAAGGTAGAGCAGGTGGAGGAATCCGCCAACTACGGGAAATTTGTGGCCGAGCCCCTGGAGAGGGGCTTTGGCACCACCCTGGGCAATGCCTTGAGGCGGGTGCTTTTGAGTTCCCTGCCCGGGGCCGCTATCACTTGGATGAAGATAGATGGGGTGCTCCATGAGTTCTCCACCATACCCCATGTCAAGGAAGACACCATGGAGTTCCTCCTCAATGTCAAGACCATCCGTATCCGGCCCCTGGCTGGCCGCTCCGGGACACTCCTTCTGGAGGCAAAGGGCGAGGGGGAGGTGACCGCCGGCCATATCCAGCCTTCAGCGGACTTTGAGATTTTGAACGCGGACCAGCGCCTGGCCACCCTCGACTCCCCCGAGGCCCGGCTCGCCGTGGAGTTCAATGTGGAGCTGGGCAGGGGCTACCGGCCGGTGGGGAAGGGCTATCTGGAGGGAAGGGACAGCGGTCTCCCCATAGGGGTTATCCCTGTGGATGCCATCTTCACCCCGGTGAGGAGAGTAAACTTTACCACCGAACCTGTCCGCCCTGGCCTGGAGACCGCCCACGAGCGCCTTACCCTGGAGGTGTGGACCGATGGCACTGTCCCTCCTATTGAAGCAGTAAGCCAGGCGAGCCAGATCCTCGAGGACAACTTCATCCCCTTCCTGGAACTCACCCGCCCCAGGGCGCTGGCGGAGAAGGAGAAGAGGGTGCCGGTCCTGCCCCCGGAGAAGTATAATGTGCCTCTGGAGGAGCTGGGGCTCTCTATGCGCACCTACAACTGCCTGAAGCGGGCAGGTATAGATTCCCTGGGCCAGCTGGTGGAGAAGACTGAAAAGGAGCTGATGGAGTTGAGGCACTTCGGGCAGAAGTCCCTGGATGAGGTGCAGGAACGCTTGAGCGTCCTGGGACTGGCCCTGGGAGGAGGCAAGAGCGGTGAGGCACAGTAA
- the rplQ gene encoding 50S ribosomal protein L17 has translation MRHSKAGWKLSRATDQRLALYRNLVKELLDHERIVTTEAKARAVKPIVEKVITLGKGATLHARRQALSLLADEEVVDKVFTQLAKRYAERPGGYTRMVKLGPRLGDGAPQALLELVA, from the coding sequence GTGAGGCACAGTAAGGCAGGCTGGAAACTGAGCCGCGCCACGGACCAGCGCCTGGCCCTTTACCGCAACCTGGTGAAAGAGCTGCTGGACCATGAGAGGATTGTCACCACCGAGGCCAAGGCCCGGGCGGTGAAGCCCATCGTGGAGAAGGTCATCACCCTGGGCAAGGGGGCTACCCTCCATGCCCGCCGCCAGGCCCTGAGCCTGTTGGCCGATGAAGAGGTGGTGGACAAGGTCTTCACCCAACTGGCCAAGAGGTACGCCGAGCGGCCCGGCGGCTATACCCGCATGGTGAAGCTGGGCCCCCGCCTGGGGGACGGGGCCCCTCAGGCCCTGCTGGAGCTGGTGGCATAG
- the truA gene encoding tRNA pseudouridine(38-40) synthase TruA, with translation MSKIVLLLEYDGTCYHGFQFQANASTVQAELEGALHRITGRAIRVIAASRTDTGVHARGQVVSFRTDLDYPPQVWQRALNAYLPGDISVRKAHRVEDEFHVQKQAVSREYCYAIWNGPYPSPLRARFSYYVPHPLDVEAMNRACSCLLGEHDFSSFSPLPHPRPVRNVFRVDVGERGGMACFRVEASSFLPHQVRHTVGALLQVGRGKRKPEGLAELLRAKTPGLAGPAVSPRGLCLLKVNYPRPLEEE, from the coding sequence ATGTCCAAGATAGTCCTTCTCCTGGAATACGATGGCACTTGCTACCACGGCTTCCAGTTTCAGGCCAATGCCTCCACTGTCCAGGCCGAGCTGGAAGGGGCCCTCCACCGTATTACTGGGCGGGCGATAAGGGTCATTGCTGCCAGCCGCACCGATACCGGTGTCCATGCCAGGGGCCAGGTGGTGAGCTTCAGGACGGACCTGGACTATCCACCCCAGGTATGGCAGAGGGCCCTCAACGCCTATCTGCCCGGGGACATCTCGGTGAGAAAGGCCCACCGGGTGGAAGACGAATTCCATGTCCAGAAACAGGCGGTGAGCCGGGAATACTGTTACGCCATCTGGAACGGCCCCTACCCCTCCCCGCTCCGGGCCCGTTTCAGCTACTATGTCCCCCATCCACTGGATGTAGAGGCCATGAACCGCGCCTGTTCCTGCCTACTGGGGGAGCATGATTTTTCCTCCTTTTCCCCTCTTCCCCACCCCCGCCCGGTGAGGAATGTTTTCAGGGTGGATGTAGGGGAAAGGGGAGGGATGGCCTGCTTCCGTGTGGAAGCCAGTTCCTTTCTTCCTCACCAGGTGAGGCACACCGTGGGGGCCCTGCTCCAGGTGGGGAGGGGGAAGAGGAAGCCGGAGGGCCTGGCAGAGTTGCTCCGGGCCAAGACCCCAGGCCTGGCAGGGCCGGCCGTCTCTCCCCGTGGCCTCTGTCTGCTTAAGGTAAATTATCCCCGGCCCCTGGAGGAAGAATGA
- the rplM gene encoding 50S ribosomal protein L13: MKTYSTKISDIERKWYVVDAKDQTLGRLATRIAMLLKGKGKAIYTPSLDTGDYVVVINTGQVRVTGKKGHDKLYRRHSGYPGGFKEFSFDEMMAKDPTEVMRHAVKGMLPKNSLGKAMLRKLKLYAGPDHPHQAQMKSEKEKE, translated from the coding sequence ATGAAGACCTATTCTACCAAGATTAGCGATATCGAGCGGAAATGGTATGTGGTGGATGCCAAGGACCAGACCCTGGGCCGCCTCGCCACCAGGATCGCCATGCTCTTGAAGGGGAAGGGGAAGGCTATCTATACCCCGAGCCTGGATACGGGCGACTACGTGGTGGTGATAAATACCGGCCAGGTCCGGGTGACGGGCAAGAAGGGCCACGACAAGTTGTATCGGCGGCACTCCGGGTATCCCGGGGGCTTCAAGGAGTTCAGCTTTGATGAGATGATGGCCAAGGACCCAACCGAGGTCATGAGGCACGCTGTGAAAGGGATGCTCCCAAAGAACTCTCTGGGGAAGGCTATGCTGCGCAAGCTGAAGCTCTACGCGGGGCCGGACCACCCCCACCAGGCCCAGATGAAATCGGAGAAAGAGAAGGAATAG
- the rpsI gene encoding 30S ribosomal protein S9, whose amino-acid sequence MAEQYTPATGKRKSAIAQVRLVPGQGKIEINGKEFYQVFTRQEHRRQVLQPFVATETMGKFDIMVKVTGGGLTGQAGGIRHGIARALVKFNESYKPLLRAAGLLTRDSRVKERKKYGLKRARKAPQYTKR is encoded by the coding sequence ATGGCAGAGCAGTATACCCCCGCCACCGGCAAGAGGAAGTCGGCCATTGCCCAGGTGAGGCTTGTTCCCGGGCAGGGCAAGATAGAGATTAACGGCAAGGAGTTCTACCAGGTCTTCACCCGGCAGGAGCACCGCCGGCAGGTGCTGCAGCCCTTCGTGGCCACGGAGACCATGGGGAAGTTTGACATCATGGTGAAGGTAACGGGCGGGGGGCTCACCGGACAGGCAGGGGGGATAAGGCACGGCATCGCCCGGGCGCTCGTCAAGTTCAACGAAAGCTACAAGCCCCTGCTCCGGGCAGCCGGGCTCCTTACCCGCGACTCGCGGGTAAAAGAACGCAAGAAATACGGCCTCAAGCGGGCACGGAAAGCCCCCCAGTACACCAAGCGCTAG